CCAGCGCACCTACCGATTCCGTTACGATACCCTTTCCCTGGCACTCCTCAGCCAGCCAGTAGCCAACCTCCGTTTTCCTATTCAGCCTGTCGGTGCCCTTAAAGCCCACCAACCCGGCAAATTGTCCCCAGTAGCGGATGGTAAGCACCAGGTCTCGGCTCGCCTCCGGCGCCTCAATAACCGATCGGATGTACTGCTCCGAGTCTTCCACCTTCTGGGTGAAGTCTACGAACGGCAGCCACCTGCGTAGGTACTCCCTCTGGCTGTCTATCGTTGTAAAGATATCGGCTGCGTCCGATAGCACTAGAGGCTTTAGGTGTACCTCCTCGTTTACCTTTAGCGTTTCCATGTTTAGCGTCTATTTTCTTTTACTACAAATCGTGAAACCACACCGCAACGAAGGTGCGACAGCGAACCTTTTTGCCGTTGCGTGTTGCCGGCCTCCAGTACCCCTCCATTAGCCTAACCAGCCGGAGCGCCTCGGCATTAAAGCATCCGCATCCGGGAATCTCCCTTACGAAGCCGATGCTGCTCAGCCTTCCATCTGGCTCTACAACAAAGTTCAGGTACACCTTCCCCGTACAATCCTCTTCTTGGGGGTATCTTAGGTTGTCTCTGTAGAACTCGTTCAGCCTTTCCCTTTGCGTACCTCCCTTTTTGTAGGTGAACT
This window of the uncultured Acetobacteroides sp. genome carries:
- a CDS encoding GNAT family protein; the protein is METLKVNEEVHLKPLVLSDAADIFTTIDSQREYLRRWLPFVDFTQKVEDSEQYIRSVIEAPEASRDLVLTIRYWGQFAGLVGFKGTDRLNRKTEVGYWLAEECQGKGIVTESVGALASYAFAEMGMNRIQIKCAVGNARSRSIAQRLGFTFEGIERDGELLVGGVFTDIEVYSLLRQEWKQPQR
- a CDS encoding energy transducer TonB; protein product: MHFEYITRAACPMVAAIALLLSSANLLAARHGALPDTTAYTIFDSRVAAPEFTYKKGGTQRERLNEFYRDNLRYPQEEDCTGKVYLNFVVEPDGRLSSIGFVREIPGCGCFNAEALRLVRLMEGYWRPATRNGKKVRCRTFVAVWFHDL